A genome region from Schistocerca nitens isolate TAMUIC-IGC-003100 chromosome 4, iqSchNite1.1, whole genome shotgun sequence includes the following:
- the LOC126252626 gene encoding UDP-glucosyltransferase 2-like has protein sequence MMETEGVKQLVTSGDRKFSNDCYLAFAHKYRVPVVGAVALGGGLSWMTDMVGNPFPHAYLPEPMLPLSTGMSFLQRMHNSLFGNFLRFYQQIYYLPSLDSVVRQHFNGPNVPPLADLERNTSLLLVNTHISIYYPRPLVPNIIEVGGMQIKPPKKLLQDLQKFMDDAKDGVIFFSLGSNIKCSDIPEKQKAAILSVFSKLKQNVLWKFDLESMSNQPANLKLSKWFPQNDLLNHKNMKSFIMHGGLMSIQESISDSVPLLGIPVFGDQNANLARAEADGFGMKLRVSELTEESFRRAVNKLLTNPKYKQNAEKRSVLFHDRPEKLMETAVHWTEYVIWHKGTYHMRSASLDLAWYQYLLLDVIVVLVVLLGALLLLSNLVFTPVITGALPSAAQTTLVRRVE, from the exons ATGATGGAGACGGAGGGCGTGAAGCAGCTGGTGACATCTGGTGACAGGAAGTTCTCGAACGACTGCTACCTGGCGTTCGCCCACAAGTACCGCGTGCCCGTGGTAGGGGCGGTGGCGCTGGGCGGCGGGCTCAGCTGGATGACCGACATGGTGGGCAACCCGTTCCCACACGCCTATCTGCCGGAGCCCATGCTGCCCCTCAGCACCGGCATGAGCTTCCTGCAGCGCATGCACAACTCGCTGTTCGGCAACTTCCTCAGGTTCTACCAGCAGATCTATTACCTCCCGTCGTTGGACTCCGTGGTTCGCCAGCATTTCAATGGCCCCAACGTGCCGCCCCTGGCAGACCTGGAGCGCAACACGTCACTCCTGCTGGTGAACACTCACATCAGCATCTATTACCCCCGGCCCCTGGTGCCGAACATAATAGAGGTTGGAGGCATGCAAATCAAGCCTCCGAAGAAGCTACTGCAGGACCTGCAGAAGTTCATGGATGACGCAAAAGATGGAGTCATATTCTTCAGTTTGGGCAGTAATATAAAGTGCTCAGACATTCCCGAGAAACAAAAGGCGGCGATTCTCAGCGTGTTCTCCAAACTGAAGCAGAATGTTCTGTGGAAATTTGATCTGGAAAGTATGTCCAACCAGCCAGCGAACCTAAAACTGAGCAAATGGTTTCCCCAAAATGATCTGCTCAACCACAAGAACATGAAGTCATTCATAATGCACGGTGGGCTGATGAGCATACAGGAGTCGATATCGGACAGTGTGCCGCTGCTGGGGATCCCGGTGTTCGGCGACCAGAACGCCAACCTGGCGAGGGCGGAGGCCGACGGCTTCGGAATGAAACTTAGGGTCAGCGAGCTGACTGAAGAGTCCTTCAGGAGGGCTGTCAACAAACTCCTGACCAACCCCAAGTACAAACAAAACGCGGAGAAACGTTCCGTCCTGTTCCACGACCGGCCAGAGAAGCTGATGGAGACGGCGGTGCACTGGACGGAGTACGTGATATGGCACAAGGGCACATACCACATGAGGTCTGCCTCGCTGGACCTGGCGTGGTACCAGTACCTGCTGCTCGATGTCATCGTGGTGCTGGTGGTGCTGCTGGGGGCGCTGCTGCTGCTT tctaatcttgtcttt